In a single window of the Phycisphaerae bacterium genome:
- a CDS encoding beta-N-acetylhexosaminidase, with the protein MTKQATQPIGLRRRPGSVIRSRLSTPFRLWLMVSVWLPVLLVCAPTRGADSRDEVLSRLVPRPREIHVADGRLEWRKRIAVVVTPDRADDRFAAQTLIDACRERKLNEPRIVPTQEVVDLQADVVVFLGDPCRLWPLARILRTERVAVPPEVGDEGYLLEVTPDRVFIAGNAPAGVYYGVQTLIQLLPEAEPAAIPAVRICDWTEIRYRGCSVDLFCGKVGRTEWMRENIRRLAHYKMNSVVFYLEDAFLFPSHPDIGEDRDRLTTPEVLELDAFARKHHVEVIPCYNSPGHMLRTLAHPRYAHLAEGTDNEAQRAVINVTHPDAYPLLTDLYTDLCKAFPSRLHYMAGDEALALGTGRSKGAASEIGAAQLFVRHIKNIREVLAAHGKRMVVAGDPFEPDFFKAFGLANYGLDALAQVPRDVIIVPWHYGKLEQFPFGQQLVDMGFDQIIWTSNAAFGELFPNVDGAAENIESVLPWVHKLGAMGTAHSEWNGYGENIFSEYNWPAIAFAAEWGWTSHGRPWNEALPMIVESFYGPGTSDLARTIRFLGSTDRYFPWGAKFLMPPAFPVFFEPLGPRAVDQGGLSLLADFRRDLAVARETLDRVRPLVRRHKGHLDYLDFALEQQFVLADLVECRHLMAGKDADSRKAAAGLVVQLNGSFPKLCDRYAELWLRTDRPKGLEPNRKRFDVVRESIRSAVGDGGAALSVPPSARPGR; encoded by the coding sequence TTGACGAAGCAGGCCACCCAACCGATCGGGCTCCGGCGTCGTCCGGGCTCCGTGATCCGTTCTCGACTCTCAACTCCGTTTCGGCTGTGGCTGATGGTCAGCGTGTGGTTGCCGGTACTGCTGGTTTGCGCTCCGACCCGGGGGGCGGACTCCAGGGACGAGGTCCTGTCCCGGCTGGTGCCTCGTCCGCGCGAGATTCACGTGGCCGACGGGCGGCTGGAATGGCGGAAGCGGATCGCGGTGGTGGTGACGCCGGACCGGGCTGACGATCGCTTTGCGGCTCAGACGCTGATTGACGCCTGCAGGGAGCGGAAGCTGAACGAGCCGCGCATCGTGCCGACCCAGGAAGTGGTCGATCTGCAGGCTGACGTGGTCGTCTTCCTGGGTGATCCGTGCCGCTTATGGCCGCTGGCCCGCATTCTGCGGACCGAGCGGGTCGCGGTGCCGCCGGAGGTTGGCGACGAGGGCTACCTGCTGGAGGTCACGCCTGATCGGGTGTTCATTGCCGGCAACGCGCCCGCGGGGGTCTACTACGGCGTCCAGACGCTGATTCAGCTGCTGCCGGAGGCGGAGCCGGCCGCCATTCCCGCGGTGCGGATCTGCGACTGGACGGAGATCCGGTATCGGGGCTGCTCGGTGGACCTGTTCTGCGGCAAGGTGGGAAGGACCGAGTGGATGCGGGAGAACATCCGCCGGCTGGCCCACTACAAGATGAACTCCGTTGTCTTCTACCTAGAGGATGCGTTCCTGTTTCCGAGTCACCCGGACATCGGCGAGGATCGCGACCGTCTGACCACGCCAGAGGTCTTGGAGCTGGACGCCTTTGCCCGGAAACACCATGTGGAGGTCATTCCCTGCTACAACTCGCCCGGCCACATGCTGCGGACCCTCGCCCATCCCAGGTACGCGCACCTGGCGGAGGGTACGGACAACGAGGCCCAAAGAGCGGTGATCAACGTCACCCATCCCGACGCCTACCCGCTGCTTACCGATCTGTACACCGATCTGTGCAAGGCGTTTCCCAGCCGTCTGCACTACATGGCCGGCGACGAGGCCCTGGCGCTGGGCACGGGCAGGAGCAAGGGGGCCGCCAGCGAGATCGGGGCTGCTCAGCTCTTCGTCAGACACATTAAGAACATTCGAGAGGTTCTCGCTGCCCATGGCAAGCGCATGGTCGTTGCCGGCGATCCGTTCGAGCCGGACTTCTTCAAGGCGTTCGGGTTGGCCAACTACGGCCTGGATGCCCTGGCCCAGGTGCCGCGCGACGTGATCATTGTACCGTGGCATTACGGGAAGCTGGAGCAGTTCCCGTTTGGCCAGCAACTGGTCGACATGGGTTTCGACCAGATCATCTGGACGTCGAATGCCGCTTTTGGAGAGTTGTTCCCCAACGTGGACGGGGCAGCGGAGAACATTGAGAGTGTGTTGCCGTGGGTCCACAAGCTTGGGGCGATGGGAACAGCCCACTCGGAGTGGAACGGGTACGGGGAGAACATCTTCTCCGAGTACAACTGGCCGGCCATAGCATTCGCGGCGGAGTGGGGGTGGACGAGCCACGGTCGTCCGTGGAACGAGGCCTTGCCCATGATCGTGGAAAGTTTCTACGGGCCCGGAACGAGCGATCTGGCCCGGACGATCCGCTTCCTGGGCAGCACCGACCGGTACTTTCCATGGGGCGCCAAGTTTCTGATGCCCCCGGCGTTTCCGGTGTTTTTTGAGCCGCTCGGACCGCGGGCGGTTGACCAGGGTGGTTTGAGTCTCCTGGCCGACTTTCGCCGCGACCTGGCTGTTGCCCGGGAGACACTTGACCGGGTTCGGCCGTTGGTGCGCCGACACAAGGGTCATCTGGACTACCTCGACTTTGCTCTGGAGCAGCAGTTCGTTCTGGCGGATCTGGTCGAATGTCGGCACCTGATGGCCGGCAAGGATGCGGACAGCCGCAAGGCTGCCGCTGGGTTGGTCGTCCAGCTCAACGGGTCTTTTCCCAAGCTTTGCGACCGGTACGCAGAACTGTGGCTGCGAACCGACCGCCCCAAGGGGTTGGAGCCCAATCGCAAGCGGTTCGACGTGGTCAGGGAGTCGATCCGATCGGCGGTTGGCGATGGGGGGGCAGCATTGAGCGTTCCACCATCAGCGCGTCCTGGCAGGTGA